One genomic segment of [Phormidium] sp. ETS-05 includes these proteins:
- a CDS encoding DMT family transporter, whose translation MNQGKSAVNESPMSVQAVGITLGICALFAGAQVAVKVALGGFTPLFCGALAFTISSVGLWMYGYLRGERLQLPSRQVWRLHLISAFLFVLFNGTALMGQQLTLASRASIFLASHPFFVVLFNSFTRRRQRLNGGVLVGLGLAFAGEVVVFGDKLAVSSGASWLGDGLMMVASALLGLTIIYLRTVTHYVSTIEAVWWQSVLSVPFFWLGALLWESPLQIPAGFAPWWGLVYLSVGVNAIAFATRAELFRRHNANTISSFMTISPVLGVILAHWLLGDPLNWGVGVGGAVVFAGVLLVYRYS comes from the coding sequence ATGAATCAGGGAAAATCTGCTGTGAATGAGTCGCCGATGTCTGTGCAGGCGGTGGGGATAACTCTAGGTATTTGTGCGCTGTTTGCTGGTGCCCAGGTGGCAGTGAAGGTGGCTTTAGGGGGGTTTACACCTTTGTTTTGTGGCGCTCTGGCTTTTACGATATCGAGTGTGGGTTTGTGGATGTATGGCTATTTACGCGGGGAAAGATTGCAACTGCCATCGCGGCAAGTATGGCGTCTGCATTTGATTTCGGCGTTTTTATTTGTGTTATTTAATGGCACGGCTTTGATGGGACAGCAGTTGACTCTGGCGAGTCGAGCGAGTATTTTTCTGGCTAGTCACCCGTTTTTTGTGGTGTTGTTCAACTCTTTTACGCGGCGACGCCAGCGGCTAAATGGTGGGGTGTTGGTGGGGTTGGGTTTGGCTTTTGCGGGAGAGGTGGTGGTGTTTGGGGATAAGTTGGCGGTGTCTAGTGGCGCTAGTTGGTTGGGGGATGGTTTGATGATGGTGGCGTCGGCGTTGTTGGGATTGACGATTATTTATCTGCGCACTGTTACTCATTATGTTTCTACCATAGAGGCGGTTTGGTGGCAATCGGTGCTGAGTGTGCCGTTTTTCTGGTTGGGAGCGTTGCTGTGGGAGTCGCCGCTGCAGATACCGGCGGGTTTTGCGCCTTGGTGGGGGTTGGTTTATCTCAGCGTGGGGGTGAATGCGATCGCCTTTGCCACCCGTGCGGAGCTATTTCGCCGCCACAATGCTAATACTATATCCTCGTTTATGACGATTTCCCCAGTGTTGGGGGTGATTTTGGCTCATTGGCTGCTGGGAGACCCATTAAATTGGGGCGTTGGAGTCGGTGGAGCGGTGGTGTTCGCCGGTGTTTTGCTGGTTTATCGCTATAGCTAG
- a CDS encoding PP2C family protein-serine/threonine phosphatase → MPVFYFYESLAYLGVFGDATEAEKAEILIKVSANQGKMRLWAEQGPMNYQHKFDLVEAEKHRVLGAYVEAIEYYDRAIAGAGENDYHNEEAIATELAAKFYLGWGKPKIAQTYLIDSYYAYCRWGAKAKIADLEQRYPQFLAPIISRGKKPQSRQTITDITNTNVTNTSSGTGELLDLEAVVKASQAISGAIRLEQLLSTLMELALENAGASKGALALVAQDDITIEAVAIADDIAEKSNTVRISSPEELPMTILNYVSRTLEPLVFGDATKEINWSSDPYIIQHRPKSLLCTPIVNGGKPIGILYLENNLTAGAFTPERLEILNILSAQAAISIENARFYQTLEGKVNQRTAELATANLQLAEANQEIAALNDKLQADNLRMSAELDVTRRLQQMLLPTPEELRQIPGLEIAGFMEPAAEVGGDYYDVLPHSSGVKIGIGDVTGHGLESGMLMLMAQMGIRTLLASELNNPSDFLNFLNVAIFGNLQRMNSDKNMTLAVVDYRDRHLKISGQHEEIILVRATGQVERIDTIDLGFPLGLVDNIADFVATAEVRLNPGDVVLLYTDGITEAIDINGVEYGLQRLISVVGENVHRSVGEIKQAIIHSLYQHIGQQKVYDDITFIVLKQQ, encoded by the coding sequence GTGCCGGTGTTCTATTTTTATGAATCTCTGGCCTATTTAGGCGTGTTTGGCGATGCTACGGAGGCGGAAAAAGCGGAAATTCTCATAAAAGTGAGTGCAAATCAGGGGAAAATGCGGTTGTGGGCAGAACAGGGGCCGATGAACTACCAGCATAAATTTGATTTAGTGGAGGCGGAAAAGCATCGGGTGTTGGGTGCGTATGTGGAGGCGATCGAATATTACGATCGCGCCATCGCTGGCGCCGGGGAAAATGATTACCACAATGAAGAGGCGATCGCCACAGAACTAGCCGCCAAATTTTATCTGGGTTGGGGCAAACCCAAAATCGCCCAAACCTACCTGATTGATAGCTATTACGCCTATTGCCGTTGGGGAGCCAAAGCCAAAATTGCTGATTTAGAACAACGCTATCCCCAATTCCTCGCTCCCATCATTAGCCGGGGAAAAAAGCCCCAATCTCGCCAAACTATTACCGACATCACCAATACAAATGTCACCAACACCAGCAGCGGTACTGGGGAATTGCTCGATTTAGAAGCGGTGGTGAAAGCCTCTCAAGCCATATCCGGGGCTATTCGCCTAGAGCAGTTGCTTTCTACTTTGATGGAGCTAGCGCTGGAAAATGCTGGCGCCTCTAAAGGGGCTCTGGCTTTAGTGGCCCAAGACGATATTACTATTGAAGCCGTAGCGATCGCTGACGATATAGCGGAGAAATCCAACACCGTGAGGATCTCCTCTCCAGAGGAACTCCCCATGACTATCCTTAACTATGTCAGTCGCACCTTGGAACCTTTGGTGTTTGGCGATGCTACAAAAGAAATCAACTGGAGCAGCGACCCCTACATTATCCAGCATCGACCCAAATCGCTTTTATGTACTCCGATCGTCAATGGCGGTAAACCGATCGGCATTCTCTACCTGGAAAATAATCTCACCGCCGGAGCCTTTACCCCAGAACGGTTGGAAATACTCAACATCTTATCAGCCCAAGCGGCGATTTCTATTGAAAATGCCCGCTTCTATCAAACCCTAGAAGGTAAAGTCAACCAGCGCACAGCGGAATTGGCTACAGCTAACCTGCAGCTCGCCGAAGCTAACCAGGAAATCGCCGCTCTCAATGATAAACTACAAGCAGATAATCTGCGGATGAGCGCCGAGTTAGATGTCACTCGCCGCCTGCAACAAATGCTCTTACCTACTCCAGAGGAATTGCGGCAAATACCGGGATTAGAAATTGCCGGATTTATGGAACCAGCGGCGGAAGTCGGCGGCGACTACTACGATGTCCTCCCCCATTCGTCAGGAGTGAAAATCGGCATCGGTGATGTCACCGGTCATGGGTTAGAAAGTGGGATGTTGATGCTGATGGCACAAATGGGGATTAGAACTCTCTTGGCTAGTGAGTTAAATAATCCCTCGGATTTTTTAAATTTTCTCAACGTTGCCATTTTCGGCAACTTGCAGCGGATGAATTCTGATAAGAATATGACTCTGGCTGTGGTGGATTATCGCGATCGGCATCTAAAAATCAGCGGTCAGCATGAAGAAATTATCCTAGTACGCGCCACCGGACAAGTCGAGCGCATCGATACCATCGATTTAGGCTTTCCTCTGGGTTTAGTGGATAATATCGCCGATTTTGTCGCCACCGCCGAGGTAAGGTTAAACCCTGGTGATGTAGTATTGCTTTACACTGATGGCATTACCGAAGCCATTGATATCAACGGCGTGGAATACGGTTTGCAGCGGCTCATATCTGTAGTGGGAGAAAATGTGCATCGCTCTGTAGGGGAAATCAAGCAAGCTATTATTCATAGCCTGTACCAACATATTGGCCAGCAAAAGGTTTATGATGATATTACCTTTATCGTCCTCAAGCAGCAATAG
- a CDS encoding AAA family ATPase — protein MLSLPGYIIGEQLHNGDQTRVYRGISASNQKPVVIKILNSDAPTLTELIQFRHQYLIVQKINCQQIVQHLGLEKYGNSLALIMEDFGGVSLAEYLANQIPPNRTEAVKLDLKEYLRIAIQIVLALEAISKNRIIHKDIKPENIVINPQTLQVKVIDFSISSLLPKENQEIANPNILEGTLAYMSPEQTGRMNRGIDYRSDFYSLGVTLYELLTGELPFQSTDPMELVHCHIARKPTPPIEVNPAIPLVLSDMVMKLMAKTAEDRYQSAFGIRYDLERCWQEYEARGTISVFELATRDVSDRFLIPEKLYGRTGEVQTLLQAFERVSQGNTEMMLVAGFSGIGKTAVVAEVNQPIVRQRGYFIKGKFDQFKRDIPLSAWVQALQNLIRQILAEPPRVLAAWKTAILAALEAQAQVIIDVIPELELLLGQQPPIAELEGTAAQNRFNLLFAKFIQVFATAAHPLVIFLDDLQWADTASLQLLKLLSCESDTRYLLLVGAYRDNEVSEAHPLMLTLAEITKQSATAVNQITLAPLDKNAMNHLVADTLSCPLPLASPLTELVFAKTQGNPFFTNQFLKYLHEEGLIRFDMSSGYWQCDLARVRMLAASDDVVEFVAAQLQKLPPDTQRVLQLAACIGNLFELSTLAVVYQKSIPDTAADLWSALEEGLVVPETDMYKFFAEGEEESLGNISTAHGEFSVFYRFLHDRVQQAAYFLIPEAEKQATHLKIGRLLLQNSQNTTEAEREEAIFDIVNQLNLGVGAIVSESEREELAQLNLKAGLKAKAAIAYAAAMKYLTVGINLLPASSWLQQYDLTLALYSYATEAAFLSGNFPEMEKLAEVVLLQAKTVLDKVKVYDLKILAADVQGNLKDAIKLGLEVLQLLGVSLPAAPTPADIQRGLAATQADLAGHNIEDLINLPLMTDPSKLAAIKIVVRLVPPSYRAEPALFLLLGYEQVKLSVKYGNTSLSGCGYGDYGIILIGLCNDIESGYRFGEMALALMDTLKTQEVKSQVLVKVGAFTRHWKHHAQETLGIFEQATSLAIATGEIEEAGFALGFASIYSYFSGLDLTEVEDKLKKYRGTLIYLHQQGILTYNSIFSQVILNLQQISNQPWELVGELYNERSSLPALLAAKDGIGIFNCYLSKLSLAYLFGNFREAVENSKLATPYLGSVTAMLGAGVLFL, from the coding sequence ATGCTATCACTTCCTGGCTATATCATCGGCGAACAACTTCACAACGGCGACCAAACCAGAGTTTATCGAGGTATTTCCGCCTCAAATCAAAAACCTGTAGTCATTAAAATCCTCAACAGCGATGCCCCTACATTAACAGAACTGATCCAGTTTCGTCATCAATATTTAATCGTTCAAAAAATTAATTGCCAGCAAATAGTCCAACATCTAGGACTAGAAAAATACGGCAACAGTTTGGCTCTGATCATGGAAGATTTTGGCGGAGTCTCCTTAGCAGAATATCTGGCGAATCAAATTCCACCGAATAGGACCGAAGCCGTCAAACTAGATCTCAAAGAATATCTTAGAATAGCCATTCAGATTGTCCTGGCTTTAGAAGCAATATCTAAAAACCGGATTATTCATAAAGACATCAAGCCGGAAAATATTGTCATTAATCCGCAAACCCTCCAAGTAAAAGTGATTGATTTTAGCATCTCATCCTTATTACCCAAGGAAAATCAAGAGATTGCTAACCCCAACATCTTGGAAGGGACCCTCGCCTATATGTCGCCGGAACAAACCGGACGGATGAACCGGGGTATCGACTACCGCAGCGACTTTTACTCCCTAGGAGTCACATTATACGAGCTGCTGACCGGAGAGCTTCCTTTCCAGTCCACAGACCCGATGGAGTTAGTCCATTGCCATATTGCCAGAAAACCGACGCCTCCAATAGAAGTAAATCCCGCTATTCCTCTGGTCTTGAGCGATATGGTGATGAAACTGATGGCGAAAACGGCGGAAGACCGCTATCAGTCGGCTTTTGGGATTCGCTATGATTTGGAAAGATGCTGGCAGGAATATGAGGCTAGAGGCACAATCTCGGTTTTTGAGCTAGCCACGCGGGATGTGAGCGATCGGTTTTTGATTCCCGAAAAACTCTACGGACGAACCGGGGAAGTCCAAACCCTGCTCCAAGCCTTTGAAAGAGTCAGCCAAGGTAACACGGAAATGATGCTAGTAGCAGGATTTTCCGGGATTGGCAAAACCGCAGTAGTAGCCGAAGTCAACCAACCCATTGTCCGTCAGCGGGGTTATTTTATCAAAGGTAAATTTGACCAATTCAAGCGGGATATCCCCCTATCCGCTTGGGTGCAAGCGTTGCAAAATCTGATTCGGCAAATCCTCGCGGAACCTCCTAGGGTTCTCGCCGCCTGGAAAACTGCAATTTTAGCCGCATTAGAGGCGCAAGCACAAGTTATTATCGATGTCATTCCCGAATTAGAGCTGCTCCTGGGCCAGCAACCGCCGATCGCCGAACTAGAAGGCACAGCCGCCCAAAATCGGTTTAATTTACTCTTTGCCAAATTTATCCAAGTGTTTGCTACGGCAGCACACCCCCTCGTGATTTTTCTCGATGACTTGCAGTGGGCAGATACTGCCTCTTTACAACTGCTGAAATTACTTAGTTGCGAATCAGATACCCGATATTTGCTGCTGGTGGGAGCTTATCGAGATAACGAAGTCTCCGAGGCTCATCCTCTGATGCTGACATTGGCTGAGATTACAAAACAGTCTGCCACAGCGGTGAATCAAATTACTTTAGCACCTCTGGATAAAAATGCGATGAATCATTTGGTAGCGGATACTCTCTCTTGTCCGCTACCCCTAGCGTCCCCATTAACCGAGCTGGTGTTTGCCAAAACTCAAGGTAATCCCTTTTTTACCAATCAATTCCTGAAATACCTCCATGAAGAAGGGTTGATCCGGTTTGATATGAGTAGCGGTTATTGGCAATGTGACTTAGCTCGGGTGAGAATGTTGGCGGCGAGTGACGATGTGGTGGAGTTTGTCGCGGCTCAGTTGCAAAAGCTCCCCCCGGATACGCAGCGGGTTTTACAACTGGCGGCTTGTATCGGCAACTTGTTTGAGTTAAGCACTTTGGCAGTAGTGTATCAGAAATCTATCCCGGATACGGCGGCTGATTTGTGGAGTGCCTTGGAGGAGGGTTTGGTGGTTCCCGAAACCGATATGTATAAGTTTTTCGCTGAGGGAGAAGAGGAGAGTTTGGGGAATATCTCTACTGCTCATGGTGAGTTTTCGGTATTTTATCGCTTTTTGCACGATCGCGTCCAGCAAGCCGCCTATTTTCTGATTCCCGAAGCCGAAAAACAGGCAACTCACCTGAAAATTGGCCGGTTGCTGCTGCAAAACAGCCAAAATACCACGGAAGCTGAACGGGAAGAGGCGATTTTTGATATCGTTAACCAGTTAAATCTGGGAGTTGGGGCGATCGTCTCGGAATCTGAGCGAGAAGAACTAGCCCAGTTAAACCTCAAAGCTGGACTCAAAGCCAAAGCAGCGATCGCCTATGCAGCGGCAATGAAATATTTAACCGTAGGCATCAACCTGCTGCCAGCCTCCAGTTGGTTACAGCAATATGACCTGACGTTAGCTTTGTACTCCTATGCCACCGAGGCAGCCTTCCTTAGCGGCAACTTTCCAGAGATGGAGAAATTAGCTGAAGTGGTATTGCTTCAGGCTAAAACTGTCCTAGACAAAGTAAAAGTTTATGACCTAAAAATCCTTGCCGCTGACGTACAGGGAAACCTCAAAGACGCGATTAAGCTGGGTTTAGAAGTGCTGCAACTATTGGGAGTCAGCTTACCAGCCGCTCCCACTCCGGCGGATATTCAGCGAGGACTGGCAGCAACCCAAGCCGATTTGGCGGGCCACAACATCGAGGATTTGATTAATTTACCATTAATGACAGACCCCAGCAAGCTGGCGGCTATTAAAATCGTGGTGCGGTTAGTCCCCCCCAGCTATCGGGCTGAACCTGCCCTATTTTTGCTCCTGGGGTATGAACAGGTGAAACTATCGGTTAAATATGGCAATACCAGCTTATCCGGTTGTGGCTATGGTGATTATGGCATCATTTTAATCGGGTTGTGTAATGACATAGAATCTGGCTATCGCTTTGGCGAAATGGCGTTGGCTTTGATGGATACCTTAAAAACTCAAGAGGTGAAAAGCCAGGTTTTAGTCAAAGTCGGCGCCTTTACCCGCCATTGGAAACATCACGCCCAAGAAACTTTAGGGATTTTTGAGCAGGCTACCTCTCTTGCCATCGCCACAGGTGAGATAGAAGAAGCGGGCTTTGCCTTGGGGTTTGCCTCTATATATTCATATTTTAGCGGTCTTGACCTTACGGAAGTGGAAGACAAGCTGAAAAAATACCGAGGCACTCTAATTTATCTCCACCAACAAGGGATTCTGACTTACAATAGCATTTTTAGCCAGGTTATTTTGAATCTGCAACAGATATCTAACCAGCCTTGGGAGCTGGTTGGGGAATTATACAATGAGCGGTCATCACTTCCGGCGCTGCTGGCGGCAAAAGATGGCATTGGCATCTTTAATTGTTATCTCAGCAAGTTGAGTTTGGCCTATCTATTTGGCAATTTTAGGGAAGCGGTGGAAAATAGTAAGTTGGCCACACCATATTTAGGTAGCGTCACGGCGATGCTCGGTGCCGGTGTTCTATTTTTATGA
- a CDS encoding metal ABC transporter permease, with product MMEVWQLEFMQNALAAGVLVSIACGIVGTLVTVNRIVFISGGIVHAAYGGIGLGYFFRFDPVWGAIGFSLVAGLVMGAVQRKTRQRADTIIGVIWAIGMAIGIILIDLTPGYKGDLMSYLFGSILTVPRSELLLLLFLDLAIVITVSLLYKELLAISFDETFASVRNVPVDAIYMLLMCAIAVTVVMLMQVVGLIMVVALLTIPAAIAELFVKDIKWMMLLASLFGIVFNTAGLWLSYSFNLTSGATIILVAGAAYLVALAAKPLVSNWQ from the coding sequence ATGATGGAAGTTTGGCAATTAGAATTTATGCAGAATGCCCTAGCTGCGGGGGTGCTGGTGAGCATCGCCTGCGGTATTGTGGGGACTTTGGTAACAGTAAACCGGATTGTGTTTATTAGCGGCGGTATCGTTCACGCGGCTTATGGGGGGATTGGTTTGGGGTATTTCTTCCGGTTTGACCCGGTATGGGGCGCGATCGGCTTTAGTTTGGTGGCGGGGTTAGTGATGGGAGCGGTACAGCGGAAAACGAGACAGCGAGCTGATACTATAATTGGTGTGATTTGGGCGATCGGCATGGCGATCGGGATTATTTTAATCGACCTCACCCCAGGGTATAAAGGCGATTTAATGAGCTACCTGTTTGGCAGTATTTTAACCGTCCCCCGCAGCGAATTATTGTTGTTATTATTCCTTGATTTAGCGATTGTAATTACCGTCAGTTTACTGTATAAAGAATTACTGGCAATTTCCTTTGACGAAACCTTTGCTAGTGTGAGGAACGTCCCGGTAGATGCAATTTATATGTTGCTGATGTGTGCCATTGCAGTGACGGTGGTGATGTTGATGCAGGTAGTGGGGTTAATTATGGTGGTGGCGTTGCTCACCATTCCCGCCGCGATCGCCGAATTATTCGTGAAAGATATTAAATGGATGATGTTGCTAGCCAGCCTTTTCGGGATTGTGTTTAACACTGCGGGCCTTTGGCTATCATACTCTTTTAACCTCACCTCTGGTGCCACCATTATCCTCGTCGCCGGAGCCGCCTACCTGGTAGCTCTCGCCGCCAAACCCCTCGTGAGCAATTGGCAGTGA
- a CDS encoding metal ABC transporter ATP-binding protein: protein MNLEAVQPMEGRENLGEVLALRNLWAKYDREYILQDINLSVQERDYIGIVGPNGGGKTTLIKVLLGLVSPTKGEVSILGRGPKQARQYVGYVPQAVEFDRAFPISVWDVVRQGRLGKRRLFQPYTPQDDEIVARSLHSVNLLEMRHSPLGELSGGQRQRVYIARALATEPQILLLDEPTANIDPEMTDQVGNILQELNQFITIVMISHDLGSISSLAKNLVYLNRRLLPYHYASQIRQEPTRVRWKVLPPKYFQFTSSI, encoded by the coding sequence GTGAATTTAGAAGCAGTACAGCCGATGGAGGGCAGGGAGAATTTGGGGGAAGTATTAGCGCTGCGCAACCTGTGGGCGAAGTACGATCGGGAATATATCCTGCAAGATATTAATTTATCGGTGCAAGAGCGGGATTATATCGGTATTGTCGGGCCGAATGGCGGCGGGAAAACTACTCTAATTAAAGTGTTGCTGGGGTTGGTGTCGCCGACAAAAGGGGAAGTGAGTATTTTGGGAAGAGGGCCAAAACAGGCGCGACAATATGTGGGTTATGTGCCGCAAGCGGTAGAATTCGATCGCGCTTTTCCCATCAGCGTCTGGGATGTAGTGCGTCAGGGCCGTTTGGGTAAACGCCGCCTTTTCCAACCCTACACCCCCCAAGATGATGAAATTGTGGCTCGATCGCTCCACAGCGTTAATCTGTTAGAAATGCGCCATAGTCCTTTAGGTGAGCTATCCGGGGGACAACGACAGCGGGTTTATATTGCGCGAGCGTTGGCGACGGAACCGCAAATTTTGCTCTTAGATGAACCTACGGCCAATATTGACCCGGAAATGACGGACCAGGTGGGCAATATTTTGCAGGAATTAAATCAATTTATCACAATTGTGATGATTTCTCACGATTTGGGCTCGATTTCTAGTCTGGCCAAAAACTTGGTTTATCTCAACCGGCGGTTATTACCTTATCATTATGCCAGCCAAATTCGCCAGGAACCAACGCGGGTTAGGTGGAAAGTATTGCCACCGAAATATTTTCAGTTCACCAGCAGTATCTAA
- a CDS encoding metal ABC transporter solute-binding protein, Zn/Mn family, with protein sequence MENGKTIASSGGDIAVVGGDASGGVSLDRPHGPHTEGTASMPDTSTSREKVQVTVSIPPQKYFVERIGGDRVTVNVMVEPGGKPHTYEPKPQQLKMLAASQAYFRTGVEFESAWMDRIKAANRSLQVVDTAEGVELLPMVAHHHHEDEAGEHHHEDEAGEHDEGEKAETDGGPETTDPHIWLSPPLVKQQAQTVYEALVKLDPNGEQVYKANLDKFIADIDALDRDIRSTLAGVKNRKFMVFHPSWAYFAKAYNLEMIPIEVGGTEPSAAELGQLIEVAKKEGIKVIFAQPEFSTKSAETIAKAIGGEVILLDTLAPNWLENMRQVTDKLARVMSAVSFVVIG encoded by the coding sequence TTGGAAAATGGTAAAACGATCGCATCTAGTGGCGGTGACATTGCTGTGGTTGGCGGTGATGCCTCTGGGGGGGTGTCGCTCGATCGCCCCCACGGTCCCCACACTGAAGGGACAGCATCGATGCCAGACACATCTACATCCAGGGAAAAAGTGCAAGTTACCGTGAGTATCCCGCCGCAAAAATATTTTGTGGAGCGCATCGGGGGAGACAGGGTGACAGTTAATGTGATGGTGGAACCGGGGGGGAAACCCCACACCTATGAGCCGAAACCCCAGCAACTGAAGATGCTGGCAGCAAGTCAAGCCTATTTCCGCACTGGGGTAGAATTCGAGAGCGCCTGGATGGACCGCATCAAAGCTGCCAACCGCTCATTACAGGTAGTGGATACCGCCGAGGGTGTGGAGTTGTTGCCAATGGTGGCACATCACCACCACGAGGATGAAGCCGGGGAACATCACCACGAGGATGAAGCCGGGGAACATGACGAAGGGGAAAAAGCAGAAACGGATGGGGGACCGGAGACTACGGACCCGCACATCTGGCTATCACCACCTTTAGTGAAGCAGCAGGCGCAGACGGTTTATGAAGCGCTGGTGAAATTGGACCCTAATGGGGAACAGGTTTATAAGGCCAATTTGGATAAGTTTATCGCCGATATCGACGCTTTGGATCGGGATATCCGCAGTACCTTGGCGGGGGTAAAAAATCGCAAATTTATGGTATTTCATCCATCTTGGGCATATTTTGCGAAGGCTTATAACTTAGAAATGATTCCCATTGAAGTTGGGGGGACAGAACCGAGCGCAGCCGAGCTAGGGCAGTTGATTGAGGTGGCGAAAAAAGAGGGAATTAAGGTAATTTTTGCCCAACCAGAGTTTAGCACCAAGAGTGCAGAAACTATTGCCAAAGCCATTGGCGGTGAAGTGATTTTACTGGATACCCTGGCCCCGAATTGGTTGGAGAATATGCGCCAAGTAACGGATAAATTGGCTCGCGTGATGTCGGCGGTGTCTTTTGTGGTGATTGGTTGA
- a CDS encoding YbjN domain-containing protein, giving the protein MLFQTPAQEACYDKVSLWMRELFGKFPCARQDVPGLGLLMGSALVEVLIFPWGEDDAIINTRSYVVTGAEITPELMRFLLEENTNMIFGAFGIDGNNDILFEHTIVGSTCDKKELESSVMAVLEVADDYDDKIVEKWGGHRALDRVK; this is encoded by the coding sequence ATGTTATTTCAAACACCAGCCCAAGAGGCTTGCTATGATAAAGTAAGTTTGTGGATGCGGGAACTGTTCGGGAAATTTCCCTGTGCAAGGCAAGATGTTCCCGGTTTGGGGCTTTTGATGGGGTCGGCGTTGGTGGAAGTGCTGATTTTTCCCTGGGGAGAAGATGACGCCATCATCAATACGCGGTCTTATGTGGTGACTGGGGCGGAGATAACGCCAGAACTAATGCGCTTTCTGCTGGAAGAAAACACGAACATGATTTTCGGAGCTTTTGGCATAGATGGCAATAATGATATTTTGTTTGAACATACCATAGTCGGTTCTACTTGCGATAAAAAAGAGCTGGAATCTTCAGTAATGGCAGTTTTGGAAGTGGCAGACGATTACGATGATAAAATCGTAGAAAAGTGGGGAGGGCACCGGGCATTAGATCGGGTTAAGTAG
- a CDS encoding HAS-barrel domain-containing protein, whose amino-acid sequence MRLPLPQFSTPDRQPNHIAEVIETATTEFLAQCLDPEDLSFPAMPPFGSWVRASDEESGNDIYAIVYHATTSPIDSVHRARALGLSLEGLREQQPQIFAMLKTEFRAAIVGFTAPPEGLNHSRSAVRRRRQYIPPRPPQIHQAVYLCTPLEIVEFTQELDFLRTLLQLQGAPVDALTAATIREIYQLRKLDRDWLVQAGRALSLLLKDDYDRLRLILRQIHP is encoded by the coding sequence ATGCGCCTCCCTCTGCCTCAATTTTCCACTCCCGATCGGCAACCTAACCACATCGCCGAAGTCATCGAAACTGCCACAACGGAATTTCTCGCCCAATGCTTAGACCCAGAAGACCTCAGCTTTCCGGCGATGCCACCTTTTGGCAGTTGGGTCAGAGCCAGCGATGAAGAGTCAGGCAATGATATTTATGCCATCGTTTATCATGCCACCACTAGCCCCATTGATTCCGTTCACCGTGCCCGAGCTTTGGGTTTATCTTTAGAAGGGTTGCGCGAACAGCAACCCCAGATTTTTGCCATGCTCAAAACCGAATTTCGGGCAGCTATTGTAGGATTTACTGCCCCCCCAGAAGGCTTAAATCATTCTCGCTCTGCCGTCCGCCGTCGCCGTCAATACATCCCCCCCCGTCCCCCCCAAATTCACCAAGCGGTTTACTTATGCACCCCCTTAGAAATCGTTGAGTTTACTCAAGAACTGGACTTCCTCAGAACTCTGCTCCAACTACAGGGAGCCCCGGTGGATGCTTTGACCGCCGCCACCATTCGCGAGATTTATCAACTCAGAAAATTAGACCGAGATTGGTTGGTACAAGCGGGACGAGCTTTGAGCTTGCTGTTAAAAGATGATTACGATCGGCTGCGTTTGATTTTACGTCAAATTCATCCTTAA